A part of Arthrobacter dokdonellae genomic DNA contains:
- a CDS encoding chloride channel protein produces MSATIGPSRHGLAALWRTIWKPAAEGGYQLVAVALVVGAGAGFAAVAFRWMISAATVFFSGHVDYSAVQGHPAHPWLPWLGPFFVVLAPAVGGLIYGPLVHRFAPEARGHGVPEVMYAVSRRGGRIKGQVAVVKALASAICIGAGGSVGREGPIVQIGSALGSWLARVFRMPDSRVRTLVACGAAGGIAATFNAPIAGVFFALELLLSDFEAGSFGAVVLASVAASVVGRTFLGNQAFLQLPPFHLSSGWEYPLFLLLGLLAALVGVGFTRVLYGIEDASDFVARRIPNWLRPAIGGLLLGLLLLALPQMYGVGYPVLQAGVDGKYALGFLLLLMAGKVLATSLTIGIGGSGGVFAPSLFIGAMLGAAFGDVVGMIDPSLQGQAGTFALVGMGAVFAGAARAPITAVIIMFELTGEYSIILPIMLAIVVATGVSKLMSADTIYTLKLSRRGVDLTRHPGTELMQATPVGAVMDTSHRALDGSLSAAEGSRLLLASGKHSLPVTDAEGRLAGVVTLQLLSAELAGSETGRGLPLSGVAEHVATVEPSATLDSVVELVLDSPAGGGLPVAEGGVLKGWLSQEAVLRLLSRVRPHGG; encoded by the coding sequence ATGTCGGCAACCATCGGCCCCTCCCGGCACGGCCTTGCGGCCCTGTGGCGGACCATCTGGAAGCCCGCCGCGGAAGGCGGCTACCAGCTGGTCGCCGTGGCCTTGGTGGTGGGCGCCGGCGCGGGGTTCGCCGCGGTCGCGTTTCGCTGGATGATCTCCGCCGCCACCGTCTTCTTTTCCGGACATGTCGATTATTCGGCGGTCCAGGGCCACCCGGCGCACCCGTGGCTGCCATGGCTGGGCCCGTTCTTTGTGGTCCTGGCCCCGGCCGTGGGCGGCCTGATCTACGGACCGCTGGTCCACCGCTTTGCCCCCGAAGCCCGCGGGCACGGTGTTCCCGAGGTCATGTACGCCGTGAGCCGGCGCGGCGGGCGGATCAAGGGGCAGGTGGCCGTGGTGAAGGCGCTCGCCTCGGCCATCTGCATTGGCGCCGGTGGATCCGTCGGCAGGGAGGGGCCGATCGTGCAGATCGGCTCCGCCTTGGGATCGTGGCTTGCCAGAGTGTTCCGGATGCCCGATTCCAGGGTCCGCACACTGGTGGCGTGCGGCGCCGCCGGCGGCATTGCTGCCACCTTCAACGCACCCATCGCGGGGGTTTTCTTTGCCTTGGAGCTCCTGCTTTCAGACTTTGAGGCGGGCTCCTTCGGCGCCGTCGTGCTGGCCTCGGTGGCGGCCTCGGTGGTGGGGCGGACGTTCCTGGGGAACCAGGCGTTCCTGCAGCTGCCACCCTTCCACCTGAGCAGCGGATGGGAGTACCCGCTGTTTCTTTTGCTGGGGCTGTTGGCTGCCCTCGTGGGTGTGGGGTTCACCCGGGTCCTGTACGGGATTGAGGACGCAAGCGACTTCGTCGCGCGGCGCATCCCCAACTGGCTTCGGCCCGCCATCGGAGGTCTGCTGCTGGGGCTGCTGCTTCTGGCGCTGCCGCAGATGTACGGGGTGGGCTACCCTGTCCTGCAGGCCGGCGTGGACGGGAAGTATGCCCTTGGATTCCTGCTGTTGCTGATGGCCGGCAAGGTCCTGGCCACGAGCCTGACGATCGGGATTGGGGGTTCGGGCGGCGTCTTCGCGCCGTCCCTGTTCATCGGGGCCATGCTCGGAGCGGCCTTCGGTGACGTTGTCGGAATGATCGACCCCTCGCTGCAAGGCCAGGCCGGAACTTTCGCGCTGGTCGGCATGGGCGCCGTCTTTGCGGGGGCGGCCCGCGCCCCCATCACCGCTGTCATCATCATGTTTGAGCTCACCGGCGAATATTCGATCATCCTGCCCATCATGCTCGCCATCGTGGTGGCCACCGGGGTGTCCAAGCTGATGTCCGCGGACACCATCTACACGCTCAAGTTGAGCCGGCGCGGCGTGGACCTGACCCGGCATCCCGGCACCGAGCTGATGCAGGCCACCCCCGTGGGGGCCGTCATGGACACCAGCCACCGGGCCTTGGACGGCAGCCTCAGTGCCGCCGAGGGTTCGCGGCTGCTGCTGGCCTCCGGCAAACACAGCCTGCCCGTCACCGACGCCGAAGGCCGTTTGGCCGGCGTCGTCACCCTTCAGCTGCTCTCCGCCGAGCTGGCGGGAAGCGAGACCGGACGCGGGCTCCCGCTGTCCGGGGTGGCCGAGCATGTCGCCACCGTTGAGCCCTCGGCGACCCTGGATTCCGTGGTGGAGCTGGTCCTGGACTCCCCGGCCGGAGGCGGCCTGCCCGTCGCGGAGGGCGGGGTCCTGAAGGGGTGGCTGAGCCAGGAGGCGGTCCTGCGACTGCTTTCGAGGGTCCGGCCCCACGGCGGATGA
- a CDS encoding transglycosylase domain-containing protein yields the protein MKTSRNPVLTTASTLGRLALLVVTSIACGALVACLFVPATALAATVASDSINMFNNLPASLEVTPPAQATQVLASDGSVIARVYAENRHDVSLADMSPFIRNGIVAIEDARFYEHGGIDPTGIMRAVVATIQGGREGASTITQQYVNNVIIENLVTAGKTDQAKLGAQKTVGDKLNEMKQAIALEKKMSKDDILQGYLNLIYFGNGAYGIQAASKLYFDTDAKNLTLPQAAALAGVVNSPSVYDPVAHPANVVTRRNEVLGKMLAQKKITQKEHDAAVKAPLKLHLNKPTQGCVAAATAPYFCDYVQQLVLNNAAYGSTPEDRAKFLYQGGLTIKTTLDPKLQKVAQERVNGTMSPTDPLQRGADVVSVQPGTGKVLTMAQNTVYNPATKPGNYMGNFSLPLKDANGLPLHGSGGFQIGSTFKPFVFAEWLNSGHSMMTNIDGSVRDYPVGYPWKNSCGSTTGDYDPRVPGHYLLPNDDPDHYYSMTAYLGLAISINTVTFQTATQLDFCNIQKMATAAGLKNGATNKPYDVSHISNLIGSENVAPIDMATAYATFAAGGVRCEPIALTSITDSTGKSYPVPTANCQRTMTKEVAAGVTYALQYMLVHGSGYAIPLNDKATAFAKTGTTDWNVQTWTVGANSGMATAAWFGSYQGNAERWHNQNLTINGVYYPNIDGNQLAGSNWAAVMNAAAGSYAVKPLTAPPAKMLSKTAPLKAGTNNPMAGSGVPVQQRQHPAPATKRTRPGKRDTSAKRKKG from the coding sequence ATGAAAACGAGCAGAAACCCAGTCCTCACCACAGCGAGCACCCTGGGCAGGCTGGCCCTCCTGGTCGTCACCAGCATTGCCTGCGGGGCACTTGTCGCCTGCCTGTTCGTCCCGGCAACGGCCCTGGCGGCCACGGTGGCCAGCGATTCCATAAACATGTTCAACAACCTCCCGGCAAGCCTGGAGGTGACCCCGCCCGCCCAGGCCACACAGGTTCTTGCCAGCGACGGCTCCGTCATAGCGAGGGTCTACGCCGAGAACCGTCACGATGTGTCGCTGGCCGACATGTCGCCGTTTATAAGGAACGGCATTGTCGCCATTGAGGATGCGCGGTTCTACGAACACGGTGGCATCGATCCGACCGGCATCATGCGCGCCGTCGTGGCCACGATCCAGGGCGGACGCGAGGGCGCCTCCACCATCACCCAGCAGTACGTGAACAACGTGATCATTGAAAACCTTGTCACGGCCGGGAAGACCGACCAGGCCAAACTGGGCGCCCAGAAGACAGTGGGCGACAAGCTCAACGAGATGAAGCAGGCCATCGCCCTGGAGAAGAAGATGTCCAAGGACGACATCCTGCAGGGCTACCTCAACCTCATCTACTTTGGCAACGGCGCCTACGGCATCCAGGCCGCCTCGAAACTGTACTTCGACACCGACGCCAAGAACCTGACGCTGCCGCAGGCCGCGGCGCTGGCCGGCGTCGTCAACAGCCCCTCCGTGTACGATCCGGTGGCCCACCCGGCCAACGTGGTCACGCGGCGCAACGAGGTGCTGGGCAAAATGCTGGCCCAAAAGAAGATCACCCAGAAGGAGCACGACGCCGCCGTGAAGGCGCCGCTGAAACTGCACCTGAACAAGCCCACGCAGGGCTGTGTCGCGGCGGCCACGGCACCGTACTTCTGCGACTACGTCCAGCAGCTGGTGCTCAACAACGCGGCCTACGGTTCCACCCCGGAGGACCGGGCCAAGTTCCTGTACCAGGGCGGGCTGACCATCAAGACCACCCTCGACCCCAAGCTGCAAAAGGTGGCGCAGGAGCGGGTCAACGGGACCATGAGCCCCACGGATCCCCTGCAGCGCGGGGCCGACGTCGTCAGTGTCCAGCCGGGCACCGGCAAGGTCCTCACGATGGCCCAAAACACCGTGTACAACCCGGCCACGAAGCCGGGCAACTACATGGGCAACTTTTCCCTTCCCCTCAAGGACGCCAACGGCCTGCCCCTGCACGGGTCCGGCGGCTTCCAGATCGGGTCCACGTTCAAGCCGTTTGTGTTTGCCGAATGGCTCAACAGCGGCCACTCCATGATGACCAACATTGACGGGTCCGTCCGGGACTACCCGGTGGGCTACCCGTGGAAGAACTCCTGCGGAAGCACCACCGGCGACTACGACCCGAGGGTGCCGGGCCACTACCTGCTCCCCAATGACGACCCGGACCACTACTACTCGATGACCGCCTATCTGGGCCTGGCGATCTCCATCAACACCGTCACGTTCCAGACCGCCACGCAGCTGGACTTCTGCAACATCCAAAAGATGGCGACGGCAGCGGGCTTGAAGAACGGCGCGACCAACAAGCCCTACGACGTCTCACACATTTCCAACCTCATCGGTTCCGAGAACGTGGCGCCGATCGACATGGCGACCGCCTATGCCACCTTTGCCGCCGGCGGCGTGCGCTGCGAGCCGATCGCCCTGACCTCGATCACCGACTCGACGGGAAAGAGCTACCCCGTCCCGACGGCGAACTGCCAGCGGACCATGACCAAGGAAGTTGCCGCCGGTGTGACGTACGCCTTGCAGTACATGCTGGTGCACGGTTCCGGCTACGCCATCCCGCTCAATGACAAGGCCACTGCCTTCGCCAAAACGGGCACCACTGACTGGAACGTCCAGACCTGGACGGTGGGAGCCAACTCCGGCATGGCCACGGCGGCCTGGTTTGGCAGCTACCAGGGCAACGCCGAGCGGTGGCACAACCAAAACCTCACCATCAACGGCGTCTACTACCCGAATATTGACGGTAACCAGCTGGCCGGCTCCAACTGGGCCGCGGTCATGAACGCCGCCGCAGGCAGCTATGCAGTCAAACCGCTGACTGCGCCCCCGGCGAAGATGCTCAGTAAAACGGCCCCGTTGAAGGCCGGGACCAACAACCCCATGGCCGGCAGCGGCGTACCCGTGCAGCAGCGGCAGCACCCGGCACCGGCAACAAAGCGAACCCGGCCCGGAAAGAGGGACACTTCCGCCAAACGCAAGAAGGGCTGA
- a CDS encoding redoxin domain-containing protein: protein MSDKPTPTAAPKPRGRALLWGGAGALLLMAVAIVLLASGLAPHTSAATGAVGVSAVEPGINKAASTLLQLDPQSEPLPAAPSLSLTDQAGRHVTLSQYRGRSVVLSFNDDRCEDLCTLLAQDVVAANKDLGANAKDVVFLSVNANPYYPSASAVKEWTDSHGLAADTNWVFGTGTPKQLAAAAAAYGVPIELDPKTKSVVHGTELFYIDPAGKEAALGQFGTESASTDLYAHAMAQAAVDLLPNAASIHVAGPSPSAKASQAGASINAAAPVFSLPQLGDPDRTTPLGAFKGKVTVVNFWASSCTACVAEMPAMEQSFKDLGKTANFVGIDVADNPREASAFAAKFGVTYPLLSDAAGAASGAYQVPGLPFTAVIGPDGTLLVRHPGAMTAEQLEYVLQSVREGSS from the coding sequence ATGTCTGATAAGCCGACACCGACCGCTGCGCCGAAACCGCGGGGCAGGGCCCTGTTGTGGGGCGGGGCGGGCGCCCTGCTCTTGATGGCCGTGGCAATCGTGCTGCTGGCCTCGGGGCTGGCCCCGCACACCTCCGCCGCCACGGGCGCCGTGGGAGTCAGCGCCGTCGAGCCCGGCATCAATAAGGCCGCTTCCACCCTGCTCCAGCTCGACCCGCAGTCCGAGCCCCTCCCCGCGGCCCCGTCCCTGTCGCTGACCGACCAGGCCGGCAGGCACGTCACCCTCTCGCAGTACCGCGGCAGGTCCGTGGTGCTGTCCTTCAACGACGACCGGTGCGAGGACCTGTGCACGCTCCTGGCCCAGGACGTGGTGGCGGCCAACAAGGACCTCGGCGCGAACGCCAAGGACGTGGTGTTCCTCTCCGTCAACGCCAATCCCTACTACCCCTCGGCATCGGCCGTCAAGGAGTGGACGGACAGCCACGGACTGGCCGCGGACACCAATTGGGTGTTTGGCACGGGCACACCGAAGCAGCTGGCCGCCGCAGCCGCGGCCTACGGCGTGCCCATTGAGCTCGACCCCAAGACCAAGTCAGTCGTCCACGGAACCGAGCTCTTCTACATCGACCCGGCCGGCAAGGAAGCGGCCCTGGGCCAGTTCGGCACCGAATCCGCCAGCACCGACTTGTACGCCCACGCCATGGCCCAGGCGGCGGTGGACCTGTTGCCCAATGCCGCCTCGATCCACGTCGCCGGCCCGTCCCCCAGCGCGAAGGCCAGCCAGGCGGGGGCCTCGATTAACGCCGCCGCACCTGTGTTCTCGCTGCCGCAGCTGGGGGACCCCGACCGCACCACCCCGTTGGGCGCCTTCAAGGGCAAGGTGACGGTGGTGAACTTCTGGGCCAGCTCCTGCACCGCATGCGTAGCCGAAATGCCCGCCATGGAACAGTCCTTCAAGGACCTGGGCAAGACGGCCAACTTTGTCGGCATCGACGTTGCGGACAACCCCCGCGAGGCGTCGGCCTTCGCGGCGAAATTCGGCGTCACGTACCCCCTGCTCAGCGACGCCGCCGGGGCCGCCTCCGGCGCCTACCAGGTGCCCGGGCTGCCGTTCACGGCAGTCATCGGCCCGGACGGGACGCTGCTGGTGCGCCACCCGGGCGCCATGACCGCCGAACAGCTGGAATATGTGCTCCAAAGCGTGAGGGAGGGCAGCAGCTGA
- a CDS encoding putative immunity protein — MASPQALSETGRRIVATWAADCAERVLAAFEAEAPEDTRPRDAITRTRAFARGDLGAAEEIRQRFVAGRAARDVKTPAAVAAARAAAQAAAVAHMGAHALGAAAYAAKAAGLAAPDRPEAVGEEIRWQLDHMSAEARATLKSLPPIGKDSAGPLGPGLLASGLLASIIRSIQADLADADQPALAGPCERLTELSPTADDDVAQDRVSTSRRRAVRRRR; from the coding sequence ATGGCTTCCCCACAGGCTCTCAGCGAGACCGGTCGCCGGATCGTCGCAACGTGGGCCGCGGACTGTGCGGAGCGCGTCCTGGCGGCATTCGAGGCGGAGGCTCCCGAAGATACTCGGCCTCGCGATGCCATCACCCGGACCCGGGCATTTGCTCGTGGCGACCTCGGCGCGGCAGAGGAGATCCGCCAACGCTTTGTCGCTGGCCGTGCCGCGCGGGATGTGAAGACTCCTGCCGCGGTGGCGGCTGCCCGCGCTGCCGCACAGGCAGCGGCGGTCGCCCACATGGGTGCGCATGCCTTGGGCGCTGCAGCCTACGCCGCGAAAGCGGCCGGTCTGGCCGCGCCCGATCGCCCCGAAGCAGTCGGCGAAGAGATCCGCTGGCAACTGGACCACATGTCTGCAGAGGCCAGGGCGACGCTCAAAAGCCTGCCGCCCATCGGTAAGGACTCGGCCGGCCCGCTCGGGCCGGGACTCCTCGCATCCGGCCTGCTCGCCTCAATTATCCGGAGCATTCAGGCCGACTTAGCTGACGCCGACCAACCGGCCCTCGCGGGACCATGCGAGCGACTCACGGAGCTATCGCCGACCGCCGACGATGATGTCGCCCAGGACAGAGTGAGTACCAGTCGTCGCCGAGCGGTTCGACGGCGGCGGTGA
- a CDS encoding arylsulfatase: protein MGRPNVVLICVDEWRGDCLGAEGHPYVQTPHLDELAGKGARFRHAYSATPTCVPARVALFTGQSQERHGRVGYQEGIPFDKAHPVSLQGEFRKAGYQTQAIGKMHVYPERSRAGFDDVILHDGFLHAARAEHKLNFKYFDDYVPWLRRQPGVSADEEYFDHGAGCNSTVARPWDKAERLHPTSWTGSQAVEWLYRRDPTVPFFLYLSFHRPHPPYDPPAWAMDMYLDLPAFKRRLGDWEHHYESVRTDGFHQLAFGTLSEAVMHRARAGYYGLMTQVDLQLMRFFEALNEFGLARDTIIAFTADHGEMLGDHDFYRKGVGYEGSARVPFIVAPAPSDSDAVRGAVVDEVVELRDLMPTLLDLAGVPVPDSCDGRSLVPFLRDDTSSKSAGAAPAERWREWLHGEHVYFGQSLQWVTDGHVKYLWASEWGTEELFDLDADSGELHNLAPLPEHAELLALWKGRLVQDLTGREEGFVRDGELVTGASVTDILAHTLALLDA from the coding sequence ATGGGCCGGCCCAACGTGGTATTGATTTGTGTCGACGAGTGGCGGGGCGACTGCCTGGGCGCCGAGGGCCATCCGTATGTGCAAACGCCACATCTGGATGAGCTGGCCGGCAAGGGCGCCCGCTTCCGTCATGCCTATTCGGCCACGCCAACGTGTGTTCCGGCCCGGGTTGCTTTGTTTACCGGCCAGTCGCAGGAACGGCACGGCCGGGTCGGCTATCAGGAGGGAATACCCTTCGACAAGGCCCACCCTGTGTCGTTGCAGGGCGAGTTCCGCAAGGCTGGCTATCAGACGCAGGCCATCGGCAAGATGCACGTCTACCCGGAACGCAGCCGGGCGGGGTTTGACGACGTCATCCTCCACGACGGATTCCTGCACGCGGCCCGGGCCGAACACAAACTGAATTTCAAGTACTTTGACGATTATGTGCCGTGGCTGCGCCGCCAGCCGGGGGTCAGTGCCGATGAGGAGTACTTTGACCACGGTGCCGGCTGCAACTCCACGGTGGCCCGCCCCTGGGACAAGGCCGAGCGCCTGCATCCGACGTCGTGGACGGGCTCGCAGGCCGTGGAATGGCTGTACCGCAGGGACCCAACCGTCCCGTTCTTCCTATACCTGTCCTTCCACCGGCCGCACCCGCCCTACGACCCTCCGGCCTGGGCCATGGACATGTATCTGGACCTGCCGGCGTTCAAGCGCCGCCTTGGCGACTGGGAGCACCACTACGAGTCCGTTCGGACGGACGGCTTCCACCAGCTTGCGTTCGGCACCTTGTCCGAGGCTGTCATGCACCGGGCCCGTGCGGGCTACTACGGGCTGATGACTCAGGTTGACCTCCAGCTCATGCGCTTTTTCGAGGCCTTGAACGAGTTTGGCCTGGCTCGGGACACCATCATCGCCTTCACGGCGGACCACGGCGAGATGCTCGGCGACCACGATTTCTACCGCAAGGGCGTCGGCTATGAGGGTTCGGCGCGGGTGCCGTTCATTGTGGCCCCGGCGCCGTCCGACTCCGACGCCGTCCGGGGCGCCGTGGTCGATGAGGTGGTGGAACTGCGCGACCTCATGCCCACATTGCTGGATCTGGCCGGTGTGCCGGTCCCCGACAGTTGCGACGGCCGGTCACTGGTGCCCTTCCTGCGCGACGACACAAGCTCAAAGTCCGCCGGTGCTGCCCCCGCCGAACGGTGGCGTGAGTGGCTGCACGGCGAACACGTCTACTTTGGCCAGTCGCTGCAGTGGGTGACCGACGGCCACGTGAAGTACCTCTGGGCCTCGGAATGGGGCACCGAGGAACTGTTCGACCTTGACGCCGACTCCGGTGAACTCCACAACCTGGCCCCGCTTCCCGAGCACGCCGAATTGCTGGCCCTATGGAAGGGGCGGCTGGTGCAGGACCTCACAGGCCGCGAGGAGGGTTTCGTGCGGGACGGCGAGCTGGTCACCGGGGCGTCCGTGACGGACATCCTTGCGCACACCCTGGCCCTGCTGGACGCCTAG
- a CDS encoding dihydrofolate reductase family protein — translation MTLEGETMAVRADLNISLDGYATTTDQTPEHPFGHDWGRLVHAYTATRTFRERVLHDESGEGTSGVDDRYAQAYFAEVGAEIMGAGMFGLHNFPDDPNWRGWWGDEPPFRVPVFVLTHAERPPINMAGGTTFEFLTAAPGDALARARAAAGSKDVRIGGGPTVVRDFLKAGLIDQLHVGITPILLGRGIRLWDDLRELESNYAVSSEVAESGIIHVTFQSRSRT, via the coding sequence ATGACACTCGAGGGAGAAACGATGGCTGTCCGTGCCGACCTGAACATCTCGCTCGACGGGTACGCCACCACCACCGATCAAACCCCCGAGCATCCCTTCGGCCACGATTGGGGCCGGCTCGTCCACGCCTACACTGCGACCCGCACGTTCCGCGAGCGAGTCCTGCACGATGAGAGCGGCGAAGGCACGTCCGGCGTCGACGACCGGTACGCACAGGCCTACTTCGCCGAGGTCGGCGCCGAGATCATGGGCGCCGGGATGTTTGGACTCCACAACTTCCCGGACGACCCCAACTGGCGCGGCTGGTGGGGAGACGAACCACCATTCCGGGTCCCCGTATTCGTACTCACGCACGCTGAGCGACCGCCGATCAACATGGCCGGCGGCACCACGTTTGAATTCCTCACGGCCGCACCTGGCGACGCGCTTGCACGGGCACGGGCTGCAGCCGGCAGCAAGGATGTGCGGATCGGCGGTGGCCCCACGGTAGTTCGCGACTTCCTCAAAGCCGGACTCATTGACCAACTCCACGTCGGAATCACCCCCATCCTGCTCGGCCGGGGGATCCGCCTCTGGGACGACCTCCGGGAACTCGAGTCCAACTACGCCGTCAGTTCCGAGGTCGCGGAGAGCGGCATCATCCATGTCACTTTCCAAAGCAGATCACGAACGTAG
- a CDS encoding cytochrome c oxidase assembly protein, producing the protein MRVLAMPPMPGMGDPHAVMSGPMWMPTAPPTVANVLAWHPQPVPVMSVLAVALLLGYGAGVLVLRRRGVAWPVGRTLMWVVGIASILFVTGTGIDGYGMELFSVHMIQHMALNMLCPVFLVLGAPVTLLLRVLPAGHGRKGRVRRGVLYALHSVPASILTHPVVTFALFVMSLYGLYFTPAFDFLMGTWWGHNLMLIHFLLIGFLYFWGILGVDPSPRQTGRGLRSISGEVLPVLELAATTPFHAFFGVVVMMSTTLLVHFYATPMPGWNIMPLADQGVGGGIAWGFTEFPTLLVLGVLVSKWQRSDARKTAAAERRSARVGDVDLDEYNDYLLGLSDRDGSRG; encoded by the coding sequence GTGCGCGTATTGGCCATGCCGCCGATGCCCGGCATGGGCGACCCGCACGCGGTGATGTCCGGGCCCATGTGGATGCCCACGGCGCCGCCCACCGTCGCCAACGTGCTGGCCTGGCATCCGCAGCCGGTCCCCGTGATGTCCGTCCTGGCCGTGGCGCTCCTGCTGGGCTACGGCGCCGGGGTGCTGGTGCTCCGGCGCCGCGGCGTGGCGTGGCCCGTGGGCCGCACCCTCATGTGGGTCGTTGGCATTGCGAGCATCCTGTTTGTCACCGGCACCGGGATCGACGGTTACGGCATGGAACTTTTCAGCGTCCACATGATCCAGCACATGGCGCTGAACATGCTCTGTCCTGTCTTTTTGGTCCTCGGAGCCCCGGTGACCCTGTTGCTCCGCGTCCTGCCGGCGGGCCACGGCCGCAAGGGAAGGGTGCGCCGCGGGGTGTTATACGCCCTGCACTCGGTGCCCGCGTCGATCCTGACCCATCCCGTGGTGACGTTCGCGCTCTTCGTGATGAGCCTGTACGGACTGTATTTCACCCCCGCCTTCGATTTCCTGATGGGCACCTGGTGGGGGCACAACCTGATGCTCATCCACTTCCTGCTGATCGGCTTCCTGTATTTTTGGGGCATCCTGGGCGTGGACCCCTCCCCGCGCCAGACGGGCAGGGGGCTCAGATCCATCTCCGGAGAGGTGCTTCCCGTGCTCGAACTGGCCGCCACCACCCCGTTCCACGCGTTCTTTGGCGTGGTGGTCATGATGTCCACCACCCTGTTGGTCCACTTCTACGCCACGCCCATGCCGGGCTGGAACATCATGCCGCTGGCAGACCAGGGGGTCGGCGGCGGCATCGCCTGGGGCTTCACCGAATTCCCCACCCTGCTCGTGCTCGGGGTCCTGGTGTCCAAGTGGCAGCGCTCCGACGCCCGCAAGACGGCGGCCGCCGAGCGGCGTTCGGCCCGCGTTGGTGACGTGGACCTGGATGAGTACAACGACTACCTGCTGGGCCTCTCGGACCGGGACGGGTCCCGCGGATGA
- a CDS encoding cytochrome c biogenesis CcdA family protein — protein MNPLAVAAATSYAFTLGLVAAVNPCGFPLLPAYLALFAGGTGGHRAARTGRGLVSGAGVTCGFVAVFGTLGVVLVSGAALAAGWLPWFMVAAGALMAALGVSTLCGRPLYLRLPTPRLAAGGRTFAATFMFGIAYAIGSLSCALPLFLAAVGGSFTRLGFWAGLACYLSYALGMGLFVTGAAVATALAGSGLLHRFRRAGRILPAVSGAMLAVSGLYLAYYWVAELLRIPMAAGLFGAVGAVQGDLTSFMAGHMAATAAVLLAAVLGGIAVVIYKTWTSPGDAQEPEHSEGIPHV, from the coding sequence ATGAACCCGCTGGCGGTTGCCGCCGCAACGAGCTATGCCTTCACCTTGGGCCTGGTGGCCGCCGTGAACCCGTGCGGGTTCCCGCTGCTGCCGGCCTACCTGGCCCTGTTCGCCGGCGGCACCGGCGGGCACCGCGCGGCCAGGACCGGACGGGGCCTGGTCTCCGGCGCCGGAGTCACGTGCGGTTTCGTGGCGGTCTTCGGCACCCTCGGGGTGGTCCTGGTCTCCGGCGCCGCGCTGGCAGCGGGGTGGCTGCCCTGGTTCATGGTGGCGGCAGGGGCCCTGATGGCCGCGCTGGGCGTCTCCACGCTCTGCGGGCGCCCGCTCTACCTCAGGCTGCCCACGCCACGGCTGGCAGCGGGAGGGCGGACGTTCGCAGCGACGTTCATGTTCGGCATCGCCTATGCCATCGGATCGCTGAGCTGCGCACTGCCCCTGTTCCTGGCCGCCGTGGGCGGTTCCTTCACCCGGCTCGGATTCTGGGCCGGCCTGGCCTGCTACCTGTCTTATGCCCTGGGCATGGGCCTTTTTGTGACGGGAGCGGCCGTGGCAACGGCCCTCGCCGGGAGCGGGCTCCTGCACCGCTTCCGCAGGGCCGGGCGGATCCTGCCGGCGGTCTCCGGCGCCATGCTCGCGGTGTCCGGGCTATACCTGGCCTACTACTGGGTGGCCGAGCTTCTCCGCATCCCGATGGCCGCAGGCCTCTTTGGCGCTGTGGGCGCCGTGCAGGGAGACCTGACCTCATTCATGGCCGGCCACATGGCGGCCACCGCGGCGGTCCTGCTGGCGGCGGTGCTGGGGGGCATCGCCGTCGTCATTTACAAAACCTGGACAAGCCCCGGGGACGCCCAGGAGCCTGAACATTCGGAAGGAATCCCCCATGTCTGA
- a CDS encoding MarR family winged helix-turn-helix transcriptional regulator — protein MNPSTPATADSDAVVETLTASRALLGVIARSLASVMDTVTLPQFRVLVVLSDFGPLRMGELSEKLGANQSSFSRFADRMVTAGLIARRAAATNRREVIISLTELGTSIHHTVTEARRAEIAALLETLSPAEREAVKTGFEIFASAAGEPPAADLMIVGL, from the coding sequence ATGAATCCTAGCACCCCGGCCACGGCGGACAGCGACGCCGTCGTTGAAACGCTGACTGCCTCCCGGGCCCTGCTGGGCGTGATTGCCAGGTCGCTGGCTAGCGTCATGGACACCGTCACACTCCCCCAATTCAGGGTTCTGGTCGTGCTCTCGGACTTCGGTCCGCTGCGCATGGGCGAGCTGTCCGAGAAGCTCGGAGCCAACCAGTCCAGCTTCAGCCGGTTCGCTGACCGCATGGTGACGGCCGGCCTGATTGCCCGCCGGGCCGCGGCAACGAACCGCCGTGAAGTGATCATCTCCCTCACTGAGCTGGGCACGAGCATCCACCATACTGTGACGGAGGCCCGCCGGGCTGAAATCGCCGCACTGCTGGAGACGTTGTCGCCGGCGGAGCGGGAGGCTGTCAAGACCGGCTTTGAAATCTTTGCCAGTGCCGCCGGGGAACCGCCCGCGGCGGACCTGATGATCGTGGGACTTTGA